Proteins from one Mesotoga infera genomic window:
- a CDS encoding class I SAM-dependent methyltransferase: protein MIERKNHIRLFSVIAPFYNMAFRSQLENYRRLLKENYWRLDDKIERAIDIGCGTGAFARALSELGIKVTAVDASSNMVRIARRNLAGTGVRVMRADFFEDLPFEDNSFDLLVASYVLHGHKIDGRVRFYEETKRICKKEMILHEFFPNKNLLVSFVEFLERSDYRNFVSTAYEELKSFYPVVDRVRLSATSGWYICRCE from the coding sequence ATGATCGAGAGAAAGAACCACATTAGACTGTTTTCAGTTATCGCACCTTTTTATAATATGGCTTTCAGATCGCAGCTGGAGAATTACAGAAGGCTCCTGAAGGAGAACTACTGGAGACTTGATGACAAGATCGAAAGAGCGATCGACATAGGTTGCGGGACCGGAGCCTTCGCCAGAGCCTTGAGCGAGCTGGGTATAAAAGTAACTGCCGTGGATGCTTCCAGTAACATGGTGAGGATAGCCAGGAGAAATCTGGCCGGAACAGGAGTCAGAGTGATGCGGGCAGACTTTTTCGAGGATCTTCCTTTTGAAGACAACAGTTTCGATCTCCTGGTAGCCTCTTATGTGTTACACGGACACAAAATCGATGGAAGGGTCAGGTTCTACGAAGAAACGAAAAGAATCTGCAAGAAGGAGATGATACTTCACGAATTCTTCCCCAATAAAAACCTCCTGGTCTCGTTCGTCGAATTTCTCGAGAGGAGCGATTACAGGAATTTCGTATCTACTGCTTACGAAGAACTTAAAAGCTTCTATCCGGTTGTAGATAGAGTCAGACTTTCCGCGACTAGCGGCTGGTACATATGCCGTTGCGAATAG
- the glpK gene encoding glycerol kinase GlpK, producing MSYILAIDQGTSSSKAVLFDEEFYQVAVSQEEFRQIYPNPGRVEHDPRDIILSTMSSVENVVSDARVSYREIEAIGITNQRETVVAWDAITGQPLCNAIVWQDRRTTERCKELREKFGEKIHLKTGLMPDPYFSATKMEWMLQNVPAVQEAAKRRTLRFGTIDSWLVWNLTREKRFVCDYSNASRTMLFNIQELKWDRELLDMFGIDEEFLPKVVDSCNALGASIYGPEIAGIAGDQQASLFGQTAFSRGDAKCTYGTGSFILMNTGSEPKYSRHGLLTTIGWKLGKDIIYAIEGSIFASGALITWLKEGLEIIASPSETESLAREVQDNGGVYFSGALTGLGAPYWDASARGTLIGLTRGTKKGHIVRAVLEYITFRTREILELMEEETGIKLKKLLVDGGVTRNNFLMEMQANVLGIPVDRSLIKETTALGAAMLSGLCTGLWDMEVLKNRRISEVEFEPSGNRMEEEFSKWKEALRRSMNWER from the coding sequence ATGAGTTATATTCTGGCCATCGATCAGGGAACCAGCAGCAGCAAGGCCGTACTCTTCGATGAGGAGTTTTATCAGGTGGCCGTTTCACAGGAGGAGTTCAGGCAGATATACCCCAATCCTGGCAGAGTTGAACACGATCCTAGAGATATAATTCTCAGTACTATGAGCTCTGTGGAAAACGTGGTATCAGATGCCAGGGTCTCTTACCGTGAGATCGAAGCCATAGGCATAACCAACCAGCGCGAAACCGTGGTCGCGTGGGACGCCATAACCGGTCAGCCTTTGTGCAACGCTATCGTCTGGCAGGATAGGAGAACCACCGAAAGATGCAAGGAGCTGCGGGAAAAGTTCGGAGAAAAGATACACCTCAAGACTGGATTGATGCCCGATCCGTATTTCTCTGCCACGAAAATGGAATGGATGCTGCAAAACGTTCCCGCGGTCCAGGAGGCCGCAAAGAGGCGTACCTTGCGTTTCGGTACGATCGACTCCTGGTTGGTCTGGAACCTTACAAGAGAGAAGCGATTTGTGTGCGATTACTCGAATGCTTCAAGAACAATGCTCTTCAACATACAGGAATTGAAGTGGGATAGAGAGCTTCTCGATATGTTCGGAATAGATGAAGAGTTCCTTCCGAAGGTCGTAGATTCCTGTAACGCTCTTGGAGCTTCGATATACGGTCCTGAGATAGCCGGTATAGCCGGAGACCAACAGGCTTCACTCTTCGGACAGACGGCCTTCTCGCGGGGAGATGCAAAGTGTACCTACGGAACCGGCTCTTTCATACTCATGAATACCGGGTCGGAGCCGAAATACTCAAGACACGGCCTCCTGACAACGATTGGGTGGAAGCTTGGGAAAGACATTATATATGCCATAGAAGGGTCTATCTTCGCCTCTGGAGCACTTATAACGTGGTTAAAAGAGGGTCTGGAAATAATAGCCAGTCCCTCGGAGACCGAATCGCTTGCACGTGAGGTTCAGGACAACGGTGGAGTTTACTTCTCGGGAGCCCTTACCGGTCTGGGAGCCCCGTATTGGGACGCTTCGGCAAGGGGGACGCTGATAGGATTGACCAGAGGGACAAAGAAGGGCCATATAGTCAGAGCAGTGCTCGAGTACATAACCTTCAGGACTCGCGAAATACTGGAATTGATGGAAGAAGAGACAGGGATAAAACTGAAGAAGCTCCTGGTGGATGGCGGAGTCACCAGAAACAACTTCCTGATGGAGATGCAAGCTAACGTGCTCGGTATCCCCGTGGATAGATCTCTGATAAAGGAAACGACGGCGCTGGGTGCTGCGATGCTCTCAGGCCTTTGCACAGGCTTATGGGACATGGAAGTGCTGAAAAACAGGCGTATCAGCGAGGTGGAGTTCGAACCGAGCGGAAACAGAATGGAGGAAGAGTTTTCGAAGTGGAAAGAAGCACTGAGAAGATCTATGAACTGGGAAAGATGA
- a CDS encoding carbohydrate ABC transporter permease, which yields MNRRRFKTIKYVILIAGALVMIFPFFWSLMTSFKDLREILQNPFSLIPRQFTIKNYLSVFRKVPFARYLLNSAVVASVTTLLQLGTASLAAFAFARMRFKGRDLLFYTFLATMMVPQQVVMIPQYLVVMSLNLENSYTGLIIPHAATAISIFFLRQFFLTIPQDLEDAATIDGCGALRILMNVFLPLTRPAMATIAIFSFMWSWNNYFWPLLVISEPEMRTVQLGLAMFKSEGGIQWGEFMAATVVATLPIMIAYFIAQKQFVKGITLTGLKG from the coding sequence ATGAATAGAAGGAGATTCAAGACGATTAAGTATGTAATACTTATCGCAGGTGCTTTGGTCATGATCTTCCCATTTTTCTGGTCTTTAATGACTTCCTTCAAAGACCTGAGAGAGATACTCCAGAACCCTTTCTCGCTGATACCACGGCAGTTCACTATCAAGAACTATCTGAGCGTTTTCAGAAAAGTACCGTTCGCCAGGTATCTCCTAAACAGCGCAGTAGTGGCCAGCGTCACTACTCTTCTCCAGCTGGGGACTGCCTCGCTGGCCGCCTTTGCCTTCGCCAGAATGAGGTTCAAAGGCCGGGACCTGCTATTCTATACCTTTCTAGCTACGATGATGGTGCCTCAACAGGTGGTGATGATTCCACAGTACCTTGTAGTCATGAGCCTTAACCTCGAAAACTCCTATACCGGTCTTATAATACCGCATGCAGCGACGGCGATTTCCATATTCTTCCTCAGACAATTCTTTCTCACCATACCTCAGGATCTTGAAGATGCCGCCACGATAGACGGATGTGGTGCTCTCAGGATACTGATGAATGTCTTTTTACCACTGACAAGGCCGGCGATGGCAACTATAGCAATCTTTTCTTTCATGTGGTCCTGGAACAATTACTTCTGGCCGCTTCTGGTAATAAGTGAACCGGAGATGCGTACCGTTCAGCTTGGACTGGCCATGTTCAAATCCGAGGGGGGCATTCAGTGGGGCGAGTTCATGGCCGCCACGGTAGTGGCTACTCTGCCAATAATGATAGCTTACTTCATAGCTCAAAAGCAGTTTGTCAAAGGCATAACGTTAACAGGTCTTAAGGGTTGA
- a CDS encoding carbohydrate ABC transporter permease — protein MRRRITPYLFILPAGAVIFFFLLYPLVYSFFISLHEWDLSPGMTFVGLGNYAKILSSPEFWDSMLYTAYYIVGVLPFSLVLGFLFASLLNDATLKGIGFFRTVYFLPVVTSPIAAGMGFSFLFSTELGYVNHLIRSMGGEYVNWLTNPEGIVQILFNWTGIQLPKILQGPSVALFVIILMGIWQNVGYAMVVYLAGMQGIPETYYEAASLSGATRFQCLRKITIPLLSPTTFFLLIMFSINSFQVFGPVMVMTPEGGPLNTTSVVVFRLYREAFAYYRFGYAAAMAFVLFIFVISMTAFQVKTLERRVHYE, from the coding sequence ATGAGAAGGAGGATAACTCCGTATCTCTTCATTTTACCGGCGGGGGCGGTTATCTTTTTCTTTCTTCTCTACCCGCTCGTTTACTCTTTCTTTATAAGTCTTCACGAGTGGGACCTCTCGCCCGGTATGACTTTCGTGGGTCTGGGAAACTATGCGAAGATACTCAGTTCTCCGGAATTCTGGGATTCAATGTTGTACACCGCTTACTACATTGTAGGCGTTCTGCCTTTTTCTCTCGTTCTGGGTTTTCTTTTCGCTTCACTTCTCAACGATGCGACTTTGAAAGGGATAGGTTTTTTCAGGACTGTTTACTTTCTCCCGGTAGTCACCTCACCAATAGCCGCCGGAATGGGTTTCAGTTTTCTCTTCAGTACCGAGCTGGGTTATGTCAATCATCTGATCAGATCCATGGGAGGGGAGTACGTGAACTGGTTGACAAATCCCGAGGGAATTGTGCAAATTCTCTTCAACTGGACAGGCATACAGCTTCCGAAAATACTCCAGGGCCCCAGCGTGGCGCTTTTTGTGATAATACTCATGGGAATCTGGCAAAACGTCGGTTACGCCATGGTGGTTTATCTGGCAGGTATGCAGGGAATTCCAGAAACGTATTACGAGGCCGCCTCTCTGAGCGGGGCAACGAGATTCCAGTGCCTCAGAAAGATAACCATACCTCTCCTATCACCCACAACCTTTTTTCTGTTGATTATGTTCAGCATAAACTCCTTTCAGGTCTTCGGTCCGGTGATGGTGATGACGCCCGAAGGCGGTCCGCTTAATACTACTTCGGTAGTTGTCTTCAGGCTTTATAGAGAGGCCTTCGCCTATTACCGCTTCGGCTACGCGGCCGCGATGGCCTTCGTGCTCTTCATTTTCGTGATCTCGATGACGGCCTTCCAAGTGAAAACTCTCGAAAGAAGGGTTCATTATGAATAG
- a CDS encoding ABC transporter substrate-binding protein: MKRYIVSVFLLLLVFTGIGKVTLTFWHSMSDYQKPIIDRLVNDFNRSQNEITVKAIFQGSYDDTVTKLKAALLTGKGPDVSMINIEHLQIFTKDGSLLDLTELLANDPAISPEDFVDNFWTTIIRDGKPYALPFNISALMLFYNKDHFRAAGLDPDKPPRTWEEMEEYARKLTIKKASDSRPSQYGLLWGVDAMFYQFEPLVWQNGGEIFNEDMTECLINSAEGIEALERWQSWFLEGLSPIDLTIDEGIQSFTMGKISMGPMTSGGIRYALENIPWDLGVAPLPQNKQRTTTLGGASLSIMSGLSEEKVKAAWTFLKWMVSEKNTLFWYEGTGYMPVKKSAMESLEIQLIWQRFPQLKAPIESIEFARPRPVHTNIIEIRNILYDSIEQVRKGVTEPEKAFNEAVEKVNGLLK, translated from the coding sequence ATGAAAAGGTATATCGTTTCAGTTTTTCTCTTGCTGCTCGTTTTCACCGGAATCGGCAAGGTTACTCTCACCTTCTGGCATTCCATGTCGGATTATCAGAAGCCGATAATAGACAGGCTGGTGAACGATTTCAACAGATCTCAGAACGAAATCACTGTGAAGGCCATCTTTCAGGGTTCGTACGACGATACGGTCACGAAGTTGAAGGCCGCCCTTTTGACGGGAAAGGGGCCAGATGTCTCAATGATAAATATCGAGCATTTACAGATTTTCACCAAAGACGGTTCGCTTCTCGATCTTACCGAGCTTCTGGCGAACGATCCGGCCATATCCCCGGAGGATTTCGTTGACAACTTCTGGACGACGATCATCAGAGATGGAAAGCCCTACGCTTTGCCTTTCAACATAAGTGCGCTCATGCTCTTCTACAACAAGGATCATTTCAGGGCGGCAGGGCTCGACCCCGACAAACCACCCAGGACATGGGAAGAGATGGAAGAGTACGCCAGAAAGCTCACGATAAAGAAAGCTTCCGATTCCAGACCGTCCCAGTATGGGCTCCTGTGGGGAGTTGACGCCATGTTTTACCAGTTCGAGCCTCTCGTTTGGCAGAACGGTGGCGAGATTTTCAACGAAGATATGACCGAATGCTTGATCAATTCGGCCGAAGGAATCGAGGCGCTCGAAAGATGGCAGAGTTGGTTCCTGGAAGGGCTCTCACCGATAGATCTTACCATCGACGAAGGGATCCAGTCTTTCACCATGGGCAAGATCTCGATGGGACCGATGACCAGTGGTGGGATCAGGTACGCCCTGGAAAACATCCCCTGGGATCTCGGAGTTGCACCTCTTCCCCAGAACAAGCAAAGGACTACAACGCTAGGAGGAGCCTCGCTATCTATAATGTCGGGTCTTTCCGAGGAGAAGGTTAAGGCGGCCTGGACCTTCCTCAAATGGATGGTTTCAGAAAAAAACACTCTCTTCTGGTATGAGGGGACTGGGTATATGCCGGTGAAAAAGTCCGCGATGGAGTCTCTAGAGATCCAGCTAATCTGGCAGCGTTTCCCGCAATTGAAGGCTCCCATCGAGTCTATAGAATTTGCCAGACCTAGACCCGTTCATACCAACATAATAGAGATAAGGAACATACTCTATGATTCCATCGAACAGGTCAGAAAGGGAGTTACAGAGCCGGAAAAGGCTTTCAACGAAGCCGTTGAGAAAGTCAACGGCCTTTTGAAGTGA
- a CDS encoding anaerobic ribonucleoside-triphosphate reductase activating protein, with the protein MNFAGWERVSLVDYPGKVALTVFTSSCNFNCAYCQNKTLKRQVIEELSEETVIDYLDRRRALIDAIVITGGEPTLRVGELIPFIGHLRERIPGKLVKLDTNGWNPALLARLMECIDFVAMDLKSLDYSLFSDVSIETIRKSLDLVKAFREHEIRITLYPPYIKREDFGELAELCRGASRIAVQQYRRIDGNDQEPYKSGILEEFSGVLSRISGAQIVLRE; encoded by the coding sequence ATGAACTTTGCAGGCTGGGAAAGAGTGAGCCTGGTAGATTATCCAGGGAAAGTAGCCCTGACGGTATTTACCTCAAGCTGTAACTTTAACTGCGCCTACTGCCAGAACAAAACGCTCAAGAGACAAGTAATCGAGGAGTTGAGTGAAGAGACTGTGATAGATTATCTCGATAGGCGCAGAGCTCTGATAGACGCCATCGTAATAACAGGAGGCGAGCCGACTTTGAGGGTCGGAGAGTTAATACCCTTCATAGGCCATCTCAGGGAGCGGATACCGGGCAAATTGGTTAAACTCGACACTAACGGCTGGAATCCGGCTCTTCTTGCCCGCCTTATGGAGTGTATAGACTTTGTGGCCATGGATCTGAAGTCGCTGGATTATTCGCTCTTCTCGGATGTATCAATTGAGACCATAAGGAAAAGTCTCGATCTGGTTAAGGCCTTCAGGGAGCACGAAATAAGGATCACGCTCTACCCTCCCTATATAAAACGTGAGGACTTCGGGGAGCTGGCCGAACTATGCAGAGGGGCCTCCAGAATCGCCGTCCAACAGTATCGAAGGATCGATGGAAACGATCAAGAACCATACAAGTCAGGAATTCTGGAAGAATTTTCCGGGGTTCTTTCAAGGATATCTGGAGCGCAGATAGTTTTGAGAGAATGA
- a CDS encoding DUF362 domain-containing protein — translation MERKNQMNRVAILSSPEYAKCREKIAEGLDLLNFNEDVRGKKVLLKPNLLSARTPDSSVTTHPEIVRAVAEIFLRRGAKVSVGDSPARVSTIAAARVAGIESVCRELEIPLVDFDDPVSVVLEEGTYRNFEIARPVLEADLVVNLAKLKTHSLTLVTFGVKNLFGCIPGARKQGWHFRARNMIDFSRMLLDLARYLKPSLTILDGVEGMDGNGPSNGRKIYPGIVALSRNVFSLDDAIAELFQVKHSKVPLLRMAREENLVGEYEIVGDAPVPSRLVLPETNYIAVYGAGFLRHFVTKFPKIDKKKCIECRNCERTCPVGAIDINRFRIDYSKCITCYVCHEICPENAIVFKRRFNI, via the coding sequence ATGGAGAGAAAGAATCAAATGAACAGAGTGGCAATACTAAGCAGCCCAGAATACGCAAAGTGCAGGGAGAAGATAGCTGAAGGTCTCGATCTGCTTAATTTCAACGAAGACGTTCGGGGAAAGAAGGTACTTCTGAAGCCGAACCTTCTTTCGGCCAGAACGCCAGACAGCTCTGTGACGACTCATCCCGAAATAGTCCGAGCGGTGGCGGAGATTTTTCTTCGGCGCGGGGCAAAGGTCAGTGTGGGGGATTCTCCCGCGAGGGTCAGTACAATTGCAGCAGCCAGAGTCGCTGGAATAGAAAGCGTCTGCAGGGAACTGGAAATTCCCCTTGTCGATTTTGACGATCCCGTTTCTGTGGTTTTGGAGGAGGGGACGTATCGGAACTTCGAAATAGCCCGCCCGGTCCTGGAGGCCGATCTTGTAGTCAATCTGGCCAAACTCAAGACTCATTCCCTCACGCTCGTCACGTTTGGTGTCAAGAATCTCTTTGGCTGTATCCCCGGTGCTAGAAAACAGGGCTGGCATTTCAGGGCGAGAAACATGATAGATTTTTCCAGAATGCTTCTGGATCTGGCGAGGTATTTAAAGCCCTCGTTGACGATACTTGACGGGGTCGAGGGAATGGATGGAAACGGACCGTCGAATGGGAGGAAGATCTATCCCGGAATCGTGGCACTCTCGAGAAATGTCTTTTCTCTGGACGACGCGATAGCCGAACTCTTCCAGGTGAAGCACTCTAAAGTGCCGCTTTTGAGAATGGCCAGAGAAGAGAATCTGGTTGGTGAGTACGAAATCGTGGGCGACGCACCCGTGCCGTCGAGGCTGGTATTACCAGAAACCAATTACATCGCGGTTTATGGTGCAGGTTTCTTGAGGCATTTCGTAACGAAGTTTCCAAAGATAGATAAAAAGAAGTGCATTGAGTGCAGGAATTGCGAAAGGACTTGCCCTGTCGGTGCGATAGACATAAACAGGTTCAGGATAGATTATAGCAAGTGCATAACCTGCTACGTCTGCCACGAGATCTGTCCGGAGAACGCGATCGTTTTCAAGAGACGTTTTAATATATGA
- a CDS encoding ribonucleoside triphosphate reductase: protein MLNVRKRNGSIVEFDLDKIINAMKKAFDATLTHYNEDILERVALRVVADFQPRVSDNLVDIEDIQDSVERTLENLGFTEVAKAYILYRTHREKLRELKSSMLDFSETVNSYLNMLDWRVRENSTVTYSIGGLILHNSGTVTANYWLREMYDPQIGNAHREGDIHIHDLSMLSGYCAGWSLRQLIEEGLGGVRGKVSSSPAKHLSTLVNQMVNFLGILQNEWAGAQAFSSFDTYLAPFVKIDNLSLKEVKQNIQSFVFGVNTPSRWGTQAPFTNITLDWVVPKKMRDEPAIVGGKRLDFTYGDCQEEMDMINRAFLEILDEGDANGRGFQYPIPTYNITKDFNWENENAKLLFEITSKYGTPYFQNFINSDLDPDDVRSMCCRLQLDKRELKRRGGGLFGSDEFTGSIGVVTINLPRIAYLSKNETEFLERLARVMELASRSLEVKRSVVEKLNGEGLYPYTRRYLKNFDNHFSTIGLVGMNEACLNARWIGKSIAENEGYNFSLRVLDFMRNKIMTFQETTGHLYNLEATPAESTSYRLAKIDKKKFPQIITAGKDSPYYTNSSHLPVDFTSDIFSALDLQENLQQKYTGGTVFHAFLGEKISDWQTTRELVRKIAGNYRIPYFTLSPTYSVCQTHGYLSGEQYACPKCGAATEVYSRITGYYRPVQNWNIGKQEEFKRRKVYQIRRESIDELCRLGKSEPGRLSRESSPDGIYLKL, encoded by the coding sequence ATGCTGAATGTCAGAAAAAGAAATGGATCAATCGTAGAATTCGACCTGGACAAAATAATAAACGCCATGAAGAAAGCCTTCGATGCTACCCTTACCCACTACAACGAAGACATTCTTGAGAGGGTTGCGCTACGTGTCGTAGCCGATTTTCAACCAAGGGTAAGCGACAACCTCGTAGATATAGAAGACATCCAGGATTCCGTCGAGAGGACGCTGGAGAATCTGGGCTTCACGGAAGTCGCCAAGGCTTACATTCTCTACAGAACTCACCGCGAAAAGCTAAGAGAACTCAAATCCTCGATGCTTGATTTCTCGGAAACCGTCAACAGTTACCTCAACATGCTGGACTGGCGTGTCAGAGAGAATTCAACCGTAACCTATTCCATAGGTGGCCTCATCTTGCACAACAGCGGAACGGTAACGGCCAACTACTGGCTGAGGGAGATGTACGATCCCCAAATAGGTAACGCCCACCGCGAGGGAGATATTCACATTCACGATCTTTCCATGCTATCGGGCTACTGTGCGGGTTGGAGTTTGAGACAGCTGATTGAAGAAGGGCTCGGAGGGGTAAGGGGGAAAGTATCCTCTTCACCGGCGAAACATCTTTCGACCCTCGTGAATCAGATGGTGAACTTCCTGGGTATCTTACAGAACGAATGGGCCGGTGCCCAGGCCTTTTCGTCTTTCGACACGTATCTGGCTCCCTTTGTGAAGATAGACAACCTCTCTCTGAAGGAAGTGAAGCAGAATATCCAGTCCTTCGTTTTCGGCGTCAACACGCCTTCCAGGTGGGGAACGCAGGCTCCTTTCACCAACATAACGCTCGACTGGGTGGTGCCGAAAAAGATGAGAGACGAGCCGGCCATAGTGGGAGGAAAGAGACTCGATTTTACCTACGGGGATTGTCAGGAAGAGATGGATATGATAAACCGGGCCTTCCTGGAGATACTCGACGAGGGCGACGCCAACGGACGGGGATTCCAATATCCGATCCCTACTTACAATATAACGAAAGACTTCAATTGGGAAAATGAAAATGCGAAGCTTCTCTTCGAAATAACGAGTAAATACGGAACGCCTTATTTCCAAAATTTCATAAACTCCGACCTGGATCCAGACGATGTTAGAAGCATGTGCTGCAGACTGCAACTGGATAAGCGTGAACTGAAGAGGAGAGGAGGGGGATTGTTCGGCTCGGACGAATTCACCGGCTCGATCGGAGTCGTAACTATAAACCTTCCGAGGATCGCGTATCTCAGCAAGAACGAAACGGAGTTTCTGGAAAGGCTGGCCAGGGTTATGGAGCTGGCCAGCAGGAGCCTGGAAGTCAAGCGGTCGGTGGTGGAAAAGTTGAACGGTGAAGGCCTCTATCCTTATACCCGCAGATATCTAAAAAATTTCGACAATCATTTCTCGACCATCGGGCTGGTTGGAATGAACGAGGCCTGTCTCAACGCACGCTGGATTGGAAAGAGTATAGCCGAAAACGAAGGGTACAACTTCTCTCTGAGAGTGCTAGACTTCATGAGAAATAAAATAATGACCTTCCAGGAGACTACCGGGCACCTGTACAACCTCGAGGCGACTCCGGCCGAATCAACCTCTTATCGCCTGGCCAAGATCGATAAAAAGAAGTTCCCCCAGATAATTACCGCCGGAAAGGATAGCCCATACTACACGAATTCCTCGCACCTCCCCGTGGATTTTACGAGCGATATCTTCTCGGCACTCGACCTTCAGGAGAATCTCCAGCAAAAATACACGGGCGGTACGGTCTTCCACGCTTTTCTGGGCGAGAAGATATCTGACTGGCAGACAACCAGGGAACTCGTGAGAAAAATAGCCGGCAATTACAGAATACCCTACTTCACACTGTCCCCCACCTATTCTGTTTGCCAGACCCACGGGTACCTGAGCGGCGAGCAATACGCTTGTCCAAAATGCGGTGCCGCGACGGAGGTCTATTCAAGAATTACCGGATATTACCGCCCCGTCCAGAACTGGAATATCGGCAAACAGGAGGAATTCAAAAGGAGAAAGGTTTATCAGATAAGGAGAGAAAGCATAGATGAACTTTGCAGGCTGGGAAAGAGTGAGCCTGGTAGATTATCCAGGGAAAGTAGCCCTGACGGTATTTACCTCAAGCTGTAA
- a CDS encoding 3'-5' exonuclease: MEKTGMDFVVLDTETTGLDVNRGARLLEIAGVRVRNWHIVEDDVFDNLIDPGCMVPLTITSLTGISDFTVKDMPPVEKVLRDFFRFVEGSILVIHNAPFDLSFLNHFGERCGLGRIPNSYIDTIEMSRSLFRRDRNNLDILLARLGIVADSRHRALGDAMATARAFLAMSEKMGKESVTRFIRK; encoded by the coding sequence TTGGAGAAAACAGGGATGGATTTCGTGGTCCTCGACACCGAAACTACGGGCTTGGATGTCAACCGTGGTGCCAGGCTACTGGAGATAGCCGGTGTCAGGGTCCGCAACTGGCATATTGTGGAGGATGATGTCTTCGACAATCTCATCGATCCCGGTTGCATGGTTCCTTTAACGATAACCAGCCTGACCGGGATAAGCGACTTTACGGTGAAGGATATGCCTCCAGTGGAGAAGGTTCTTCGAGATTTCTTTCGCTTCGTCGAAGGTTCTATATTGGTAATTCACAATGCCCCCTTCGATCTGTCTTTTCTAAACCACTTTGGTGAGAGATGCGGTCTTGGAAGAATTCCCAACTCCTACATTGACACCATCGAAATGTCCCGAAGTCTCTTCAGACGCGACCGTAACAATCTGGATATTCTTCTTGCCAGGCTGGGAATAGTCGCGGACTCAAGGCACAGAGCACTTGGAGACGCTATGGCGACGGCCCGGGCTTTTCTGGCTATGAGTGAGAAGATGGGTAAAGAAAGTGTAACGAGATTCATAAGGAAGTAG
- a CDS encoding POTRA domain-containing protein: MKRAIVLAVFFVFAISLFGVNRIVEIAVEGNAKTLDSTVRNLSGIKIGDEFDIEKIYRAKRALQESGLFTDVYMQIKTVDSDYRLVITVEEANTIYPYFGQYLTIGVGERNLLGTGVNIYGGLRFLRFTDKKFLGFIPQPQFFWGGFTLGAGYPQALGTGIDFITELTLFKEVPWQSDLLLTLNRFKLGASYPFGDYVAGVSYTFESGTFDASVTNDYSVSIVNGAFAFGDAENFRQERSNLYGNTVLSYGFGKGYSYLQQTAVLNFWYRIIGRIYILSTTRAGVTYLGTAPVTKQFYIGGNTDLKGWNLYSFNPGHFVFESVEAGVPLTENFGIAPSDELSVYIPKLYLMGVVGSDKTFGLSIGIGFEWRTPLGIAFEPQIFFGGDGFKFYFELR, translated from the coding sequence ATGAAGAGAGCGATAGTGCTCGCAGTATTTTTCGTGTTTGCCATTTCGCTGTTTGGAGTGAACAGAATAGTGGAAATAGCGGTAGAGGGCAACGCGAAGACGCTGGACTCAACCGTGAGGAATCTTTCCGGCATTAAGATCGGTGACGAATTCGACATAGAGAAGATTTACAGGGCCAAACGGGCCTTGCAGGAGAGCGGTCTCTTTACGGACGTCTATATGCAGATCAAGACTGTTGACAGTGATTACAGGCTTGTGATAACGGTCGAAGAGGCAAATACGATTTATCCGTACTTCGGCCAATATCTGACGATCGGCGTTGGGGAGAGAAATCTGCTCGGAACGGGAGTGAACATTTACGGAGGTCTTCGATTCCTCAGGTTTACCGATAAGAAATTCTTGGGTTTTATTCCGCAACCCCAATTTTTCTGGGGAGGGTTCACTCTGGGAGCTGGATACCCGCAAGCGCTGGGAACAGGTATCGATTTTATAACCGAACTCACACTTTTCAAAGAGGTTCCCTGGCAAAGCGATCTTCTACTTACCCTGAACAGGTTCAAGCTGGGTGCGAGTTATCCTTTCGGCGATTACGTGGCTGGAGTTTCCTATACTTTCGAGAGCGGCACCTTCGACGCTTCCGTGACGAACGATTACTCCGTCTCGATCGTCAACGGTGCCTTCGCCTTCGGCGATGCTGAGAATTTCCGACAAGAGAGGTCCAATCTGTACGGCAATACGGTCCTTAGCTACGGTTTCGGCAAGGGATACAGTTACCTGCAGCAGACTGCCGTGCTAAACTTCTGGTACAGAATAATTGGAAGAATATACATCCTCAGCACTACCAGAGCGGGTGTCACCTACCTGGGGACTGCCCCGGTAACGAAGCAGTTCTACATAGGCGGCAACACCGATCTCAAAGGCTGGAATCTTTACTCGTTCAATCCAGGTCACTTCGTTTTTGAATCCGTGGAAGCCGGAGTCCCTTTAACGGAGAATTTCGGGATAGCTCCCTCCGACGAGCTGAGTGTCTACATCCCCAAGCTATATCTTATGGGAGTGGTAGGGTCAGATAAGACTTTCGGGTTGTCGATCGGAATAGGCTTCGAATGGAGAACACCTCTGGGCATCGCTTTTGAGCCTCAGATATTCTTCGGAGGTGACGGTTTCAAGTTCTACTTCGAGCTACGTTAG